The following is a genomic window from Armatimonadota bacterium.
GCAGGGAAGCGGGGTCATCGTAAACGTAGCCTCAGAAGCGGGACTCGTGGGCATCCCGGACCAGGTGGCGTACAACGTCTCGAAGGCGGGCATGATCATGCTCACGAAGAGCCTGGCGGTGGACCTAGCGCGTCATGGGATCCGGGCGAACTGCGTGTGCCCGGGCACCACGGATACTCCTCTCGTGCAGGAGGCCCTTGCCCGCAGCGGGGATCCGGACCGCGCCCGCCGTCGCCTGGAGGCCATCCGCCCCCTCCAGCGCTTGGGCACGCCGGAGGAGATCGCGGAGGCCATCGTGTTCTTAGCTAGCGAGCGGTGTGGTTATGCCACGGGAGCAATTCTCTCCGTGGACGGTGGGTACACAGCCCAGTAGACCAGATCCGGTGCTACGGCTGGTGGGCATCCACAAGTCCTTCCCGGGCGTCCACGCCCTCCGCGGGGTGAGCCTGGATCTCCGGCCCGGGGAGATCCACATCCTCCTGGGGGAGAACGGGGCAGGGAAATCCACGCTCCTGCGGATCGCGGGCGGTGCCCTGTGGAAGGATGCGGGAGAGATCCACGTGCTCGGCCGCCGGGTGGAGCTCCGCGGCGTTCAGCACGCGCGCCAACTCGGCATCGGGATGGTCCACCAGGAGCTCAGTCTCGTCCCCGACCTCTCCGTGGCGGAGAACCTCTTCCTCGGGCAATGGCCCCGGCACCGGTGGGGCCTCGTGGCCTGGAGGAAGCTGCATGCGCGGGCCCGGCAGCTGCTTGAGGACCTCGAGATGCCCCTGGACCCGGAGCGGCCCGTCCGGGAGCTCTCCATCGCGGAGCGGCAACTGGTGGAGCTTAGCCGGGTTCTCGGCCTACAGGTCCGGATCCTGCTCCTGGATGAACCCACCTCCGCCCTGTCGGAGAGCGATCGGAAGCGCCTGTTCCGGATTCTCCGGGAGCTCCGCAAGCGTGGGGTCGCGGTGGTGTATACGAGTCACCGGCTCGCGGAGGTGTGGGAGATCGGGGACCGGGTGACGGTGCTCCGGGACGGGCAGGAGGTGGGGACATTTCCGGTGCAGGAGGTAGACGAGGAGGTGCTCGTGCGGCTGATGGTGGGGCGGATCCTGCAGGAGCGGTTCCCCAAGGCGACAACTGCCCCGGGCCCTCCCCTTCTCGAGGTCTCCGGGCTCGCCGCGGGCCAGCTCGTGGACGTGAGCTTTCAGCTCCGGGCCGGGGAGATCGTGGGGGTGTTCGGGCTTCGCGGAAGCGGCCGTTCCACCCTCGCCCGGGCCCTGTTCGGTTTAGTGCGGGTCCGATCCGGCACCATCCGGGTGAACGGGAGACCCACAGAGATCCGGAGCCCCCAGGATGCCATCCGGGCGGGGCTTGGGTACCTCACGGAGGACCGGCGGGAGGGCCTTGTTCCCCTTCTGCCCGTTCCCCCGAACATCACCCTGGCGAGCCTGCGCCGGTTCGTGCGCCGGGGCTTCCTCGACCGTTCCGCGGAGCGGGAGATGGCCCTTGGGCTCATGGAAGCCCTGGCCATCCACCCCCCTACTCCCTGGCGACCCGCCCTGTACTTCAGCGGCGGCAACCAGCAGAAGATCCTGTTGGGCCGGTGGCTCGCGAGCGGCGCCCGGATCCTCATCCTGGACGAACCCACCCGGGGAATTGACGTGGGGGCCAAGAGCGAGGTGTTCGCCCTGGTCGGGCAGCTGGTGCAGCAGGGAGTGGGGGTTTTGCTCCTCTCCTCCGAGATCCCCGAGCTCCTCGCGGTGGCGGACCGCATCCTCGTGCTCCGCTCCGGGCGGCTGACCGCAGAGTTCTCGAGAACGGAGGCCTCCCAGGAGGCCATCCTGCGCGCCGCGACCGAGCTCAAGGAGGCGGTATGGCCATGAGAAGCGAACTCCCGGCTCCCGAGGCCTCCGCGGTCCGCCCTCTTCCCACCGGCTGGATGCGCGGCATGCTAGAGCTGGTGGTGGCCCGCGGAGGGCCGCTGGTGATCCTGCTCCTGCTGGTGGCGTACCTCGCCCTCTCCGCGCCCTACTTTTTCACCGTGGGGAACTTCAAAAACATCCTCCAGCAGACCGCCGCGGTGATGATCCTCGCGGTGGGGCAGAGCGTGGTCATCATCGGGGCCGGCATTGACCTCTCCGTGGCCGCTACCCTGGCTCTCTCTGCAAGCCTCGGAGCCGTGGCCATGACCTACTGGGCGCAGAGCGTGTGGGTAGGGGTTCTGCTGGCGCTGGCCGCGGGAACCGTGGTGGGCCTGCTCAACGGTGTAGTGATCACGAAAGGTCGGGTGCCCGACTTCATCGTGACCCTGGGAACCATGTCCGCGGCCCGCGGGGTTGCCCTCATCCTCACCGGCGGTCTTCCCGTGCCCTCCCACCTCACCGCCATCCAACTCCGGGCCTATCTCCCGCAGGAGATCATCTGGCTCGGCAGCGGTAGCCTCTTCGGCATCCCCGTGGCGCCCCTCGTCGCCCTCGCCATGGCCTTCGTGGGATGGGTGGTGTTGCAGCACACGCCTCTTGGGAGGGCCACGTATGCGGTGGGCGGGAACCGGGAGGCCGCTCGTGTGAGCGGCATCGACGTAGACCGGGTGAAGATCTGCGGGTACATGTTGTCGGGGTTCCTCGCGGCGGTGGCGGGACTCGTGCTCATGGGCCGACTGAACTCCGCCAACGCCCTCATGGCGGAGGGGATGGAGCTGCAATCCATCGCCGCGGTGGTCCTGGGAGGGACGAACCTCTTCGGGGGCGTGGGCGGTGTGGGCGGGACGGTGGTGGGCGCCCTCATCATGGGCGTCCTGGGAAACGGCCTGAACCTGCTCAACGTCAGCGCCTTCTGGCAGCGGGTGATCATGGGACTCATGATCGTGCTGGTGGTGATCCTGGACCAGTGGCGCCGTCGGCGGTTCGAGGCATGGGGAGAGGGGAGAGGTCGGTGAGGGCACGCGACAGGTCATCCTCCGGCGGCTGCAGCCGTCGGAGGTGGAGGAGTGGGAATGAATCGGATCCGGATTTGCCTAGTAGGGGCGGGGCGGGCTGGCCTCGTGCACGGCTACCACTTCGCCTTCCGAATTCCGGAGGCGGAGCTGGTGGCCGTGGTGGACGAGGATCTCCACGCCCGGATGCACGCCGCGAAGGCGCTGCGGGCACGGCCCTTCGCCTCTCTGGAGGAGGCCCTGGAGGGAGTGGCCTTCGAGGGGGTGTGCGTGGCTACCCCCACCTTCACGCACCGGGACCTGGTGGTGCGCGCCGCGGAGGCCGGAAAGCACGTGCTATGCGAGAAGCCTCTCGCGCTCGAAGTGCCGCAGGCCTTGGAGATGATCCGGGCGGCGGAGCGGGCGGGCGTGGTGCTGCAGGTGGGGTTCATGCGGCGCTTCGATGCAGAGTTCCAGGAAGCCCGGGCCCGCATCGTCTCCGGAGAG
Proteins encoded in this region:
- a CDS encoding sugar ABC transporter ATP-binding protein; amino-acid sequence: MPREQFSPWTVGTQPSRPDPVLRLVGIHKSFPGVHALRGVSLDLRPGEIHILLGENGAGKSTLLRIAGGALWKDAGEIHVLGRRVELRGVQHARQLGIGMVHQELSLVPDLSVAENLFLGQWPRHRWGLVAWRKLHARARQLLEDLEMPLDPERPVRELSIAERQLVELSRVLGLQVRILLLDEPTSALSESDRKRLFRILRELRKRGVAVVYTSHRLAEVWEIGDRVTVLRDGQEVGTFPVQEVDEEVLVRLMVGRILQERFPKATTAPGPPLLEVSGLAAGQLVDVSFQLRAGEIVGVFGLRGSGRSTLARALFGLVRVRSGTIRVNGRPTEIRSPQDAIRAGLGYLTEDRREGLVPLLPVPPNITLASLRRFVRRGFLDRSAEREMALGLMEALAIHPPTPWRPALYFSGGNQQKILLGRWLASGARILILDEPTRGIDVGAKSEVFALVGQLVQQGVGVLLLSSEIPELLAVADRILVLRSGRLTAEFSRTEASQEAILRAATELKEAVWP
- a CDS encoding ABC transporter permease produces the protein MAMRSELPAPEASAVRPLPTGWMRGMLELVVARGGPLVILLLLVAYLALSAPYFFTVGNFKNILQQTAAVMILAVGQSVVIIGAGIDLSVAATLALSASLGAVAMTYWAQSVWVGVLLALAAGTVVGLLNGVVITKGRVPDFIVTLGTMSAARGVALILTGGLPVPSHLTAIQLRAYLPQEIIWLGSGSLFGIPVAPLVALAMAFVGWVVLQHTPLGRATYAVGGNREAARVSGIDVDRVKICGYMLSGFLAAVAGLVLMGRLNSANALMAEGMELQSIAAVVLGGTNLFGGVGGVGGTVVGALIMGVLGNGLNLLNVSAFWQRVIMGLMIVLVVILDQWRRRRFEAWGEGRGR